Proteins encoded by one window of Crassostrea angulata isolate pt1a10 chromosome 9, ASM2561291v2, whole genome shotgun sequence:
- the LOC128163143 gene encoding 60S ribosomal protein L27, producing MGKFMKPGKVVLVLSGRFAGRKAVIVKNHDDGTQDKPYGHALVAGIDRYPRKVTRKMGKKKMKDRSKLKAFLRVYNYNHLMPTRYSVDVNLDKSAVNKDAFRDPALKRKARRDVKAKFEERYKTGKNKWFFQKLRF from the exons aTGGGCAAGTTTATGAAACCAGGCAAAGTGGTGCTTGTGTTAAGTGGACGATTTGCCGGAAGAAAGGCAGTCATTGTTAAG AACCATGACGATGGTACACAAGACAAACCTTACGGACACGCCCTTGTAGCAGGAATCGACCGCTACCCACGTAAAGTCACCAGAAAGATGGGCAAGAAGAAGATGAAGGACAGGTCCAAGCTCAAGGCTTTCTTAAGGGTGTACAACTACAACCACCTTATGCCCACAAG ATACTCAGTGGATGTTAACCTAGACAAATCTGCTGTCAACAAAGATGCTTTCAGGGACCCAGCTCTGAAACGTAAAGCAAGGAGGGATGTCAAAGCTAAATTTGAAGAAAG gTACAAGACAGGAAAAAACAAATGGTTTTTCCAGAAGTTACGGTTCTAA
- the LOC128163142 gene encoding MOB-like protein phocein produces the protein MKMKMADGNSAVLRRNRPGTKAEDWCNWSDEAFEEMDSTLAVQQFIQQAIRKDFTNIEEILTPPEGVEEGVWKYEHLRQFCMELNGLCVKLQTECHPEQCSQMTATEQWIFLCAAHKTPKECPAIDYTRHTLDGAACLLNSNKYFPSRVCIKESSVNKLGSVCRRVYRIFSHAYFHHRTLFDEYENETYLCRRFTKFVTKYNLMSKDNLIVPILEDQNAIDGESEA, from the exons ATGAAAATGAAGATGGCTGACGGTAATTCTGCTGTTCTGCGACGAAATCGTCCTGGAACAAAGGCTGAA GACTGGTGTAATTGGAGTGATGAGGCTTTTGAAGAAATGGATAGCACCCTCGCCGTACAGCAG TTCATTCAACAGGCAATCAGGAAGGATTTTACAAACATTGAAGAAATCCTGACTCCTCCAGAGGGGGTGGAGGAAGGCGTATGGAAGTATGAACATTTACG ACAATTTTGTATGGAGCTGAACGGCCTCTGTGTTAAATTACAA ACAGAGTGCCACCCTGAGCAGTGTTCACAAATGACGGCCACGGAGCAGTGGATATTTCTATGTGCAGCACATAAAACCCCCAAAGAG tGTCCAGCCATTGATTACACCAGACACACACTAGACGGAGCAGCGTGTCTACTCAATAGTAACAAATATTTCCCAAGCAG GGTGTGTATAAAAGAATCCTCAGTGAACAAGCTTGGCTCAGTCTGCAGAAGAGTTTATAGGATATTTTCTCATGCCTACTTCCACCACAGAACTCTGTTTGATGAATATGAG AATGAAACCTACCTGTGTCGAAGATTCACAAAGTTTGTGACAAAGTACAACCTCATGTCCAAAGACAATTTAATCGTTCCCATCTTGGAGGACCAGAATGCGATAGATGGCGAAAGTGAAGCATGA